Within the Saccharopolyspora gloriosae genome, the region CCTGGAGATCACGCCGGGCAAGGCGAACCGGGCTCGGATCAACCGCGGCGCTCCGGGCAAGCCGCGCGATGTGCTGGGCATCCTGCGCACGGTGCTGTTCGCTCCGGAGGATCTCGCGGTGGTGCGCGGTGACCCGGGGGAGCGGCGCCGGTTCCTGGACGAACTGCTGGTGTCGAGGTCGCCGCGGTACGCGGGCGTGCGGTCCGACTACGAGCGGGTGTTGCGGCAGCGCAGCGCGTTGCTGAAGTCGGCCGGTGGTGCGCGCCGGGGTGGCCGGTCGCCGGATCTGCGGACCCTGGAGGTCTGGGACGGGCACCTCGCGAAGCACGGCGCTGATCTGCTGGCGGCTCGGCTGGACTTGGTCGCCGACATCGCACCGCACGTGACCAGCGCTTATGCCAGCGTCGCTGAGACGGGCACGGACAGCGCGCCGGCCGGTCGGGTCGCCGACCTGCGGTATCGCAGCAGCCTCGGCGATTCGCTGCCCGATGGTTACGGCGTGCCGATGGGTCCGCGAGCCGACCGGGCGGAGCTGGAGTCCGCGCTGCTCGTCGAGCTGGAGCGGGTGCGCGGCCAGGAGTTGGAGCGGGGCGTGTCCTTGGTCGGGCCGCACCGCGACGACCTGGACCTGGTGCTCGGTGAGCTGCCCGCGAAAGGCTACGCGAGTCACGGCGAATCGTGGTCGTTCGTACTGGCGTTGCGGCTGGCTTCGTACCACCTGCTCACCGAGGATGGCGCGGAACCGGTCTTGATCCTCGACGACGTGTTCGCCGAGCTGGACCGGCGGCGCCGTTCCCGGCTGGCCGAGCTGGTCGCGGGCGCCGAGCAGGTGCTGGTGACCGCCGCGGTCGGGGAGGACGTGCCCGCCGAGCTCGCCGGTACCCGTTTCGACGTTCGAGACGGCGAGGTCAGTCGTGTCGAGTGACGAAGTCGGCAGGCCTCCTGCCTGGCAAAACACGCAGGGTGAGTGGGAGTTCCCCGAAGTTACCCACAACTGGGGATAAGGCTGTGGATGGTGTGGATAACTCGATGACATCGGGCGAACACGAAGGGCGATCGACCGCTTCCGAGGCCGGAACGGACCCGACGCCCGCTGGCTCCGACGGCGCTGAGCTGCACGGATCGGACCTGGCCCGGGCCGCGCTGCAGGCCGCGAAGGAGAAGTCGAAGGCCAAGCGCCGCACCAAGCGCAGCGTCATCGGTGCCGGTGGTGGTTCCCGGCGGCGCCGTCGCTGGTCGGGGCCGGGCGCCGATGACCGCGACCCGCAGCCGCTGGGCAGGCTGGCCTCGCGGATCGCCACGGATCACGGGTGGAACGACCGGCTCTCCGGCGGACACGTCTTCGCGCGCTGGACGAGCCTGGTCGGCGGCGACATCGCCGAGCACACCAAACCCGTCGCGCTGTCCGACGGTGAGCTGACCGTGCAGGCCGAGTCGACGGCCTGGGCCACTCAGCTGCGCCTGCTGCAGCGGCAGATCCTGCAGCGCATCGCCGACGGCGTGGGCAAGGGCGTGGTCCGCAAGATCAAGGTGCAGGGTCCGGCGGCGCCGAGCTGGCGGCACGGGCCGCGGCACGTGCCGGGCCGCGGCCCGCGCGACACCTACGGCTGACGCCCCGCGCGAGCCCGCGCAGGAGCCGCGCGGACCCGCTCGCCGGTCTCGGATGGTGTCCGGATCCGAGTTATCGGCTCTGTGAGGAATTCAGGGGTGTCCTTGCCGCACTCCTGTCGGGGAGACCCAGTAGAATCATTTGGGTGGGTGCGGCGTCT harbors:
- the recF gene encoding DNA replication/repair protein RecF (All proteins in this family for which functions are known are DNA-binding proteins that assist the filamentation of RecA onto DNA for the initiation of recombination or recombinational repair.): MYVRHLQVTDFRSWPQAELTLEPGPTVLVGANGQGKTNLVEALGYVATLGSHRVSSDSPLVRYGAQRAFVRAAVINGGRELLVDLEITPGKANRARINRGAPGKPRDVLGILRTVLFAPEDLAVVRGDPGERRRFLDELLVSRSPRYAGVRSDYERVLRQRSALLKSAGGARRGGRSPDLRTLEVWDGHLAKHGADLLAARLDLVADIAPHVTSAYASVAETGTDSAPAGRVADLRYRSSLGDSLPDGYGVPMGPRADRAELESALLVELERVRGQELERGVSLVGPHRDDLDLVLGELPAKGYASHGESWSFVLALRLASYHLLTEDGAEPVLILDDVFAELDRRRRSRLAELVAGAEQVLVTAAVGEDVPAELAGTRFDVRDGEVSRVE
- a CDS encoding DciA family protein, translated to MTSGEHEGRSTASEAGTDPTPAGSDGAELHGSDLARAALQAAKEKSKAKRRTKRSVIGAGGGSRRRRRWSGPGADDRDPQPLGRLASRIATDHGWNDRLSGGHVFARWTSLVGGDIAEHTKPVALSDGELTVQAESTAWATQLRLLQRQILQRIADGVGKGVVRKIKVQGPAAPSWRHGPRHVPGRGPRDTYG